A region from the Melanotaenia boesemani isolate fMelBoe1 chromosome 11, fMelBoe1.pri, whole genome shotgun sequence genome encodes:
- the nkx2.7 gene encoding NK2 transcription factor related 7 has protein sequence MVRRMHPSSTTSTPFSVKDILRLDYHYENYFLMTDQVVPMHHHQRVRTASQNSDLYDCRSERCVSATQEKLDAHNSAAEEDMNEKDISSVDSLPDCDSDTKSRSKLRRKPRVLFSQSQVSELERRFRQQRYLSAPEREQLAHILKLTSTQVKIWFQNRRYKCKRQRQDKSLELAGYPPAPRRVAVPVLVRDGKLCSANSHSAPYNVSFGHYPIFGCGNSSLYGCGYHSVSPPASMSTAQMSSNLVDLTSTTEGPFDLGQFQASLHGVRGW, from the exons ATGGTGAGGAGGATGCATCCCAGTTCAACCACCTCAACGCCTTTTTCTGTGAAGGATATTTTGAGGCTGGACTACCATTATGAAAATTATTTCTTGATGACTGATCAAGTTGTTCCAATGCATCACCATCAGCGTGTGCGCACTGCGTCCCAAAACAGCGACCTGTACGACTGTCGGTCTGAGCGGTGCGTCTCTGCGACGCAGGAGAAGCTCGATGCTCACAACTCAGCAGCAGAagaggacatgaatgaaaaag ATATAAGCAGTGTGGACAGTTTACCTGACTGTGACAGTGACACCAAAAGCAGATCCAAGCTGCGCAGGAAGCCCCGGGTCCTGTTTTCTCAGTCACAGGTGTCCGAGCTGGAGAGGCGCTTCAGACAGCAACGCTACCTGTCTGCACCGGAAAGGGAGCAGCTGGCCCACATTCTCAAACTTACTTCTACCCAGGTCAAAATCTGGTTCCAGAACAGGAGGTACAAATGCAAGCGTCAAAGGCAGGACAAGTCTCTGGAGCTGGCGGGTTATCCACCTGCACCGAGGCGCGTAGCGGTACCAGTGTTGGTGAGGGACGGGAAGCTCTGCAGCGCAAATTCCCATTCAGCACCTTACAACGTCTCATTTGGACACTATCCAATATTTGGGTGTGGAAACAGCAGCTTGTACGGTTGTGGTTATCACAGTGTTTCACCTCCAGCAAGTATGAGTACTGCACAGATGTCCAGCAACCTGGTGGATTTAACAAGTACCACTGAGGGGCCTTTCGACCTCGGACAGTTTCAGGCTTCTTTGCATGGCGTTAGAGGCTGGTGA
- the nkx3-1 gene encoding homeobox protein Nkx-3.1, giving the protein MEMSDTVKPVTSFLIEDILSSKDSTRLNGKCCSQKKGKYPQWREESEKLSAQLCQQDSSFGVQTESLETSCPSTSESSFSSSGKQKRSRAAFTHLQVLELEKKFNHQKYLSAPERAHLANTLRLTETQVKIWFQNRRYKTKRKQQTSEFCKDVYKAEGLGLREELVRSSLITSFCKAYQYRPYLWDYSGAWGQVLW; this is encoded by the exons ATGGAAATGTCTGACACAGTCAAACCGGTGACGTCTTTCCTCATTGAGGACATCCTTTCCAGTAAGGACAGCACAAGATTAAATGGTAAATGCTGCTCACAGAAGAAGGGAAAATATCCACAGTGGAGGGAAGAATCTGAAAAGCTGTCGGCACAACTCTGTCAACAGGATTCATCATTTGGAGTACAGACAG AGTCTCTGGAAACATCCTGTCCCAGCACCTCAGAGTCAAGCTTTTCCTCCAGTGGGAAACAGAAGCGCTCCAGGGCTGCATTTACACATCTCCAAGTGCTTGAACTGGAGAAGAAATTCAATCACCAAAAATACCTGTCTGCCCCTGAGAGGGCTCACCTGGCCAACACCTTAAGACTGACTGAGACCCAGGTGAAAATCTGGTTTCAGAACAGACGGTACAAAACCAAACGAAAACAGCAGACATCAGAGTTCTGTAAGGATGTGTACAAAGCAGAGGGACTGGGCTTGAGAGAGGAATTGGTCAGATCATCACTAATTACCTCCTTCTGTAAAGCTTATCAATACAGACCCTACCTATGGGACTACAGTGGTGCCTGGGGCCAAGTGCTATGGTAA